The DNA segment TAGGTTCTTGCCAGAGGTAGCCGAGGTTTGAAAGGCTCTCGTCGGCCTTCCTCGCACCGCTTTTGAGCCTCAGAAAGGCCCTGAAGTAGTGGTCGCGGTAGTATGCCAACAGGACATCAACACCGAGGTCGTACTTGGCGGCGTATCTAACAACCGTCCCTATGAGGATCCTCAGCCCGGCTTCGTGGCAGAGCTCGCCCCGTATGGGCTCGGCGAGGTACTTCCTGCGGCAGGCGTGCAGGTAAGCACCGCAGAGGACGCCCGTGTCCGTTGCGGTGACGGCAAGAACACCCCTTCTCCGGATGCTCCTCAGAGCCGTATCGAGAAACTCGACCGGCGAGCCGAAGGGGTCGAGGTCGAGGAAGTCGAAGTACCTGAACTTCTCGGCCATAAGCCTGTTCGCATCGTCTAGGTTGGCCACCACCTCTTTCTCTCCCCGAAAAGCGATCCTTTTCTCACTTATCCCCTCCCCCTCAACGCCGAGGTTCAGCCGGACGTTTTTCAGGATCAGGTTGAAGGCCTCTTTGCTTATGTCGTTGAGCCAGACTTCTTTGGCCGGAGTTTCGAGGGCATAGCGGATGCCCCTGATTCCAGTTGCAGAAAGGGCGTCGAGAACGGTCCTCGGTTTGAGCACTTCAACCGCTAGAACGCTTATATCGCGGTTTAATGCCATGACCGGGTTGTAGAAGACGGGGGCGTCGTATATCCTCTCCGCCTTCGGGACAAGGATTTTTGCAAGGCCCTCGCGCACCTCGATGAACTCCATCCTCTCACCGGAGAAAGAAAAGGTTGGGAGGTTTAAAGGATTACGCTCAGAGAATCTCAACGTAGTCCCCAAGGGCCTGCCCAGGGAGGCCCGGCTTGAAGTACGCCTTTACCTCGCCCCTGTTGCCGTGCGTCCTGAGGATTTTGCCGTACATCTTCCTGCCGGTCGGGGTCGTCCAGACGACCTTCCTGCCTATGAGCTTTGAAGCCGCGTTCCTGTCGTCGATGCCGAGGGGCTTCAGAATCATGTGGTGGTTGTCCTGGTGCTCATGCGTACCGGCGTAGGCAAGGACGAGAGCCTTTCCCCTGGCCATCGCCCTCACCCCCACCGACTCCTACCAATTCGGGGTTGCGTGAGGGACTTTTAAGGTTTATCCTCAAAGCCAGCCAGTCCGTCGTCTATGCTCAGGATCTCCCGTATGCTCTTGATCTTGATGAAGTTTTCCCTGTCAAACAGCAGTGCCACATCGCTCTTGTAGGGGGAGAACTTCTGGACAAAGAGGGTATTCTCGTCCAGAACGTACGTGAACCTGCTGGGACTGTCGTCGACCCAGACAAACGGCTCCTCTGGATAGAGCTCCCGCAGTGTCTCGAACTTCTTGAGCATGTCCCTCGTGCCCTTAAACGTTATGACCTCGTCGAACTCGTCGTACCAGTTCGTCTTTTTCATGAAGATGACCTTCCCTCCGGGATACGTATGCTCCCCAGAAAAGCTTATCACACGCCGTCCCCGCCTCCTGAGCTCCCTGATGACCTCCCTGGCGAACGGAAAGTCTTTGATGTACCTGGGCATGAGCTTGTAGTACTCGTGTATCGTGCCCTGTGCAACGAGCTCGTGGATGACTCCGAGGTACTGGTAGGTGAGCTTGCCCTTGATGAAGAGGAAAAGCGCCTTGTAGTAGTCCTCGTAGAGGTCGCTCTCTATCACCGCAGGGATTGTCTTCTCGATAGCGATTCGGAGGGCCTTTTCGACTGCCCCGGTGCTGTCCACAAGGGTGCCGTCGAAGTCAAACAGGTACACCGTCACTTTGATCCCCTGGATAGTTTCCCCTCGGGGTTTATAACTCCTTTCAGTCTCTTCGCGGGTATGCACGATGCCCTCCGAAAGGGTTTTATTGGTGGTACAGTTAAAGAGACCCGGTGGTTGCCAGATGAGGATTAAAAGGCTCCAGGAATTCATTGAGGAGAAGGAACTTGACGCCGCTTTAATAACGGCAAAAGAGAACCTCTTCTACTTCACTGGAAGCTCCCCTGTTCTGGGAGGTTACCTCGTTGTTGCTCCTGACGATGTCCTTTTCATAGTCCCCGAGCTTGAATATGAGGAAGCGAGGGAGACCTCGAAGGTACCCGTAGACAAATTCAAGACAGGTAAAGAACTTTACGAGAAGCTCAAAGGATTTAAACTCACAAAGCTTGGCATCGAGGGGAAGACCAGCTTCTCGACGGTTCAGTCCCTCAAAGAAAAGGCAGGGGTGGAGGACTTCGTTGTGGTTGACGATGTTATCAAAGAGCTAAGGATTATCAAGACCCCGGAGGAGATTGAGGTCATAAAGGCCGCCTGCGAAATAGCGGACATGGCCATGATGGCCGCCCTTGAGGAGATAAGCGAGGGCAAGCGCGAGAGGGAGATAGCGGCGAAGATGGAGTACGTCATGAAGATGAACGGGGCGGAAAAGACGGCCTTCGACACGATAATAGCCAGCGGATGGCGTTCTGCCCTGCCCCATGGAGTCGCCAGCGACAAGAGGATAGAGAAGGGCGATCTGGTCGTCATAGATGAGGGAGCTTTATACCGGCACTACCACTCGGACACGACGAGAACGATAGTCGTTGGCTCTCCAAATGAGAAGCAGAAGGACATCTACTACGCTGTCCTTGAGGCTCAGAGAAAGGGCGTTGAAGCGGCCAGGCCAGGCATAACGGCCAAGGAGCTGGACACCATCGTCAGGGACGTCATCAAGGAGTACGGCTACGGAGACTACTTCATACACTCCACCGGACACGGCGTCGGACTTCAGATACACGAGTGGCCGCGCGTGAGCCAGCAGGACGAGACGGTTCTCAAGCCAGGGATGGTGATAACAATCGAGCCTGGAATCTACCTCCCCAAGTTCGGCGGAGTGAGGATAGAGGACACTGTTGTCATAACTGAGAACGGTGCTAGGAGGCTTACAAAGACCGAGAGGGAGCTGATTTAGTTTTCCCAAAACTTTTATTTGCCCCTCCGCATAACCAACGGATGGTGGGGGAAATGGAAGACGTTGAGAGACTGATACTCCAGGAGCTTCGCGAGATCAAGGAAGAGCTCAGGATACTAAACTCAAAGATAGACAATTTTGCCGGTTACTTCGAAGTCAGTGAGGAAGAGCTCCAAGAGCTTATAAGTGAACTTGAGGATGCCAAGAAAAACGGCGTTAGATTAGAGGAGATTCTCCATGAGCTATAGTGTTGTCCTGTCCCGAAAGAGCAAGAAATTTCTCAAAAAGGTGCCTCCTCAGGACAAGAAAAGATTAGTGGGGGCTCTGGTAAAACTTGAGCAGAACCCGTGGTTTGCACAGTACAAAAAGGTTAAAGGATATCCATTTTACCGCATTCGTGTTGGTGATTACAGGATAATATACAGCGTCGACGAGGATTCAAAAACCGTTTATGTTGTTATAATTGGGAGGCGAGAGAGCGTATACGACAACCTCTAAGGTGGTTATGATGCAGATAATCCACCAGGACGTCAAGGAGGGCAAGATAAAGGTCAAGGCCGAGACGCTCGACGACCTCTGGCACCTCTACCACATCATAGACCCGGGCGATACCGTTTACGCGAAAACGCTCAGGAAGCAGAGCCAGAGGAGCGATTCCCTGAGGGCCGAGAAGGTTGAGGTCATCCCGGTCTTTCTCGGCGTTAAGGCAGAGAAGATAAACTTCCACAAGTTCGCCAACCAGGTTCGCGTCACCGGGCCGATAGTCTACGCCAGCAGGGACGACGTCCCCCTCGGCAAGTACCACACGATAGCGATAGAGGAAGGCACGGTCGTTACCATTCAGAAGCCCCGCTGGAAGGAGCACCACATAGAGAGGCTGAAAGAAGCGGTTGAGGCATCAAAGAGGGCAAGGGTCATGATAGTCGTCATAGACGACGGCGAGGCGGACATGGCGATAATCAGAGAATACGGCGTCGAGATACTCAAGGGGATACGCTACAACCTCGGGGGGAAGAGGTACAGCACCAACCGCGAGAGCGAGGAGAAGAAGTTCTTCCACGACGTTGCCAAGAGCATGGAGGAGATAATCAGCCGTGAAGGAATAGAGAGGGCCATAGTAGCCGGTCCAGGCTTCGTCAAGGAGGACTTCCACAAGTTCCTGCGCGAGAACTACCCGGAGCTGGCCAAGAAGGTGGTAATCGAGGACACGAGCGTGACCGGGAGGACTGGCATCTACGAGGTCATAAGGCGCGGAACAGTCGATAAAGTCTACCACGAGAACCGCGTTGCTAAAGAGGTTCAGCTCGTCGAGAGGGTGCTTGAGAATATAGCTAAAAACAACGGCCTGGCCGCTTACGGTCTCAGAGAGGTCGAGGAGGCCGTGAACTACGGCGCCGTTGAAACGCTCCTGGTTCTCGACGAACTGCTCAAGGGAGAGCACAGGGAAAAGATAGAGGAGCTCATGGACGCGGTGAGGTATTCTAGGGGCGAGGTCGTTGTTATAAGCTCGGAGCACGAGGGAGGCGACAAGCTGAAAGCGTTGGGCGGCCTGGCGGCACTGCTGAGGTTCAGGGTGAAGTGAGTTTGGACTTTACAAATGCAAGGACGAGCTCAGCCAGTTTTATGGCATTTTCCGCCTCTTCTTTCTCCGGCTCATGAATGGTCGGATATCTTGCCTCCACAGCATAAGCGGTTAGAAGATCCACATCATCATCGAAGAGCTTTAAGAATTCAGAATCCACATCGGCACACAGGAGTATGAGCTCTCCAATATCATGGGTTCGTTTGATAGGTTTTCCCTTTGATACCAAAAACGCCTTTAAAGCCTTTTCAGCACACTGCTGGGCGTGAAAGGTTGCATAGTCGTAGTAGCCAAGAGAAAGGCTATTTTTGGCCAGTACAAGGTCTTTTTCAGCCTTTTCGAGCCATTTCCTAAAGCTCAAATTTTCACACCCTCCCTGAGAGCGTAGTAGTAAAGAAAACCCGTGTCATCCTTGACCTTTTCGAGTTCATCCTTAGAGATAAACAGGACGTCCACCTTGATTCCCTTTAACAGAAGCTCCCTGTGTATCCTTTTGTACGCTTCCAGTTCCTTCTTCCTCTCCAGTGGCCTGGAGAGGACCACCAGAACATCCCAATCGCTGTCGGCTCTAAAATCGCCCCTGGCTCTGGAACCAAAAAGGATTATATCATTGACCTCTAGGCCGAGCTCTCTTGATACACTGAGAATCACATCTCTGATTGCTTCACGGCTCATGGTCAGTAATACACCCTTCTGGTATTTATCCTTTGCCGTACAGCTCCACGTAGGGATCGCCCTCAAAGCGCGGGAACGGCCTCTCTTCACCGTGCTCTACCAAAATCCTCCCTTTCTCTTCCGTGAACTCCCCGAGCTCAAATGCAATAATTCCATTTTTCTGTAACTCTGTAATTAGGGAATTGGATTTTTCTGGTGGGACTATCGCTATCAGCGTCCCGCTTGAGGAGACGCTCCACGGTTCGATCCCGTAGAAATCGAGGACCTTCCGTACCATCGGGTCGAGCCGGAGCTTCTCGGCATATATCCTGAACCCAAGGCCGGAGTTGTTGGCTATCTCGTGGAGGGCGGTTAAACCCCCCTCGGTGGCGTCGTGCATGCCCCTCACAAAGGGCTTTGCAGTGAGGGCCTCAGGAACAACGGTTTCAAATCTGAAGGACTTCTTGAGTCTGGCTATCTCCCTGAAGGACAGGAGCTTCCTCAGCTCCATCTCACGGAAATAGGAAGCCGAGACCGCGAACTCCAGGCCGACTTTGCCGGTCACGACTATTTTATCACCGGGCCTGGCCAGCGGGAGCTTCAGCTCGTCCTTCCTAACGAGCCCCATCGCGGTGGTGGTAGCGGTTGGCTCAGCCACGCTTGGATAAACACCCGTGTGGCCGCCTATTATCGAACTCCCATACTTCCTGCATTCCGCGTTTAAGTCTCGCATTGTCTTTTCTAGAAAACCCTTCTCGCTTCCGGGCGGGAGGAGAATATCAAGGACGAGCCACCTCGGCCTCGCCCCGAAAACCGCCACATCGCTGGCCGCGAAGTGGTACGCAAAGAACCCGAAGGTCTCTCCTGGAACACCCAGAACTGGGTCCGTGGCGACGATCAGGTAGTGATCGCGGTCGTATTCAAGGACGGCCGCGTCAAAGCCCTCTCTGGGGCCGTAGACAATCCTCATGTCCTCTATCCCAAGGTTGGGGAACACGGTATCCCTCAGGACATCGTTCCTCAGCTTTCCGGGCGGGAGCCTCATTCTTTTCCCCCCATAAACCTTGAAATAACTTCCCTCGCCTCGCTCAGTGCCTCCCCATCGCAGTCCCAGCACATTATCTCGAAGCTTGGCACCCGGACGCTCATGCGGACTTTTTTCCGCCGGGCGAGTTTGCTTATCTCGTAGTTGGCCCCGTAAGCCAAGTCCATCAGTTCGGGGGTTACCGTCTCCTCCCGATCTATGTACTGGAGAGGGCAGCCCTCACGCCACTGCCTCCTCCGGGCGTGCTCGTACATGCGGTAGGGTCTTATTCCGGCCTCTTCTGCAAGTGCTTCAACTTCCTCGGCCGTGTATTTAATCAGAGGTCTGAAGAAGGGAATCCCAATCCTAGGTATGTCGCAGAGCCTTATATCTCCCGCGCACTGATCCAGCAGGGCACCTATTATCTTGTCGTTGGCATTGTCTCCCTTGGCAAGAACGTCGAAGCCGTTGTTGAGGGCGAACCACTTGGCGTTCCAGAGCATAACCTTCTTGCAGTTTATGCATATCGGCCCCTTTCTCCCCACCGCTTCGCGCAGAAGGCCGTCGGTTACGTCCACCAGGAAGTGCTCGACGCCGAGACTCTTGGTGAATCCCATCGCCCAGTTCAGCGTCTCCCTCCAGCTCCAGCGGTGGAAAAATGTGAGGGCTGAAACGTCCAGGCCGGCTTCTTTCAGTAAGTATAATGCGAGCGAACTGTCCTTTCCGCCGGAAAAGAGAACGAGGATTCGCCTTTCGTAGAGGCCATTCTCCTCTGAGAATTCCCTGATGTCCTCAACGGCTCTCTCAATCATGGGAAAAAGTAGCCGGAGAGGCTTAAAAATCTAAGCCTCACACGTTGATCTTGCCGACCCACTGCTCCGCCAGGTCGCCGAATATCGGGAACTTGTAGCGCTCGCCCTGGTAGGCCTTGAGCATGCCAAGGATCCAGAACACCAGCGCAAGGAGGGACAGCAACATTCCGACCAACATCCCCAGCAGGGGGACGAATCTGAAGATTATCTGCAGAACCCATATGCTGATGAAGGTTATCGTTGACTGCATCGCATGGAAACGGACGAAGTCGCTCTCCTTCTCAAGCAGCAGAAGGATAATCCCCGTTATGGGGCCGAGCAGATATGCTATGAGCCCTTCAATGTTCTCCTCCATCCCGAGGGAGGTCTTCTTGGGCTCCTCCGGTGGAATTTCCTCCATTGCAAACACACCTCCGAAACTCAATTAATTGTATTTTACCCAACTCCTTAAATACCTTTCCAAAGTTTTAAGGCGTCCCTTTGGGATTAAAACGGGAAATTCTCTGAACCGGAAACTTTCTGATTTCGAACCCCTGAGTTTTGTTAGGCTCACCAAAGCTTTTTAAGGTTGTCGAGGGACTGGAATATCGAATTAGGATAGCCTAACGGTGATGCTCATGGTTGTACCTTTAAGTGAGATGGGCCCCGGGGATAAGGGAATAGTTGTCAACATCCTTGGAGGGCACAACGCCCGGCAGAAGCTTGTCTCCATGGGCCTAACCCCCGGGGCAACGATTCAGGTGCTCGAATCCCACCCCATGGGGCCAATAATAATCTCCGTCGGTGGTGTAAGGTTCGCCATAGGTAAGGGTCTTGCGGGCAGGGTCATGGTGAGGAAGCTCTGAGGTGTTCTTCATGATGAAGGTCGTGGCTCTTGCTGGAAACCCCAACGTCGGAAAGACGACAATCTTCAACTCTCTGACGGGAATGAGGCAGCACGTAGGGAACTGGCCCGGAGTGACCGTGGAGAAAAAGGAGGGAATACTGGAGTACAGGGGGGAGAAGTTCTTGGTGATTGACCTGCCGGGGATATACTCGCTCACCGCACACTCCGTTGACGAGCTTGTCGCAAGGGATTTCCTCCTCAAGGGGAGCGCGGATGTTGTTGTTAACGTCGTCGATGCCACGGCCTTAATGAGGAACCTCTTTCTGACGATGGAGATTCTTGAGATGGGGCTGAAGAACGTCATCATTGCCCTGAACAAGATTGACCTAGCTGAGAAGAGGGGCATTGAGATAAACGTGAGGAAGATGGAAGAGCTCCTTGGGGTTCCGGTTGTCCCGCTGAACGCAAAGGGAGGAGTCGGCCTGGATCAGCTTAAAGAGACCATCTATAAAATGGCCTCCGGGAAGCTCCGGGCTAGTCCAGTCGTGCCGAGATATGACAGAGAGGTCGAGAGGGAAATCGAGCACATAACCACCGTTCTCAGGGGCACAAAACTGGCCGACCATTACAACCTCCGCTGGCTGGCGGTGAAGCTCCTCCAGAGGGACGACGGCGTCATAAAGCTCGTCCTCCGCCATCTTGGAAAGGAGAAGCTCGACGAGATCATGGGACATATATCAGAGGTCGAGGAGAGATACAAGAGGGCGATGGATCTCATAATAGCCAGCCAGAAGTACGAGTTCATAGACGGGCTCATGCACAGATTCGTCAGGTATTCCCACGAAGGGGGCGAGACCTTCAGCGATCAGCTCGACAGGTTTCTGACCCACCCGGTCTACGGTCTCTTCGCACTGTTCGGGGTGTTCTACGTTATTTTCAAGTTCGTCTTTGCGATCGGACTGCCCCTCCAGGGCATGCTGGATGACGGTTTCGTGGCTTTCGGCCAATGGTTGGCGCCACATATCACCAACGAAGTACTGCGCGGTCTGATAGTCGATGGCATAATAGCCGGCGTTGGCTCGGTTCTCAGCTTTTTCCCGCTCGTCTTCCTGCTGTTCCTCTCCATGTCCATCCTGGAGGACGTTGGGTACATGGCGAGAGCGGCTGTGGTCATGGAGCGCATCATGAGGAAGTTCGGCCTCCCCGGAAAGAGCTTTATACCGTTAGTGCTCGCCTTCGGCTGCAACGTCCCCGCTGTTATGTCAACGAGAACCCTCGACGATGAGAGGGACAGGATAGTGACCATGCTGGTCAATCCCCTGGTTCCATGCAGTGCCAGGCTGAGCGTCATAAGCTTCTTTGCCGGGGCGTTCTTTGCGAGCAACCAAGCGCTCGTTGCGGTGAGCATATATGCCACTGCAATCCTCCTTGCACTGATCGTGGCATGGCTCCTGAGCAGGTTCGTTGTGAAAGGAGAAGAGAGTCCGTTCATAATCGAACTGCCAGAGTACCTGATACCCTCGTGGAAAACAGTGACACTCCACTCCTGGGAGAGGAGCAAGGAGTTCATCAAGAAAGCCGGGACGATTATCCTGCTCGGATCAATTGCTATCTGGTACCTTAGTGCCTACCCCGTTGAGATAGGAACCGGGGGAAGCTACGCCGAGAGGCTGGGAACCCTCTTTGAACCGTACATGAGGCTCATGGGGCTGGACTGGAAAGCGGCCGTTAGCCTGCTCTTTGGGATCATCGCCAAGGAGAACGTCATCTCGACCTACGGCATAATCTACGGCAGTGTTGACGAGATAGTAAATGCCATGACGCCCCTCCAGGCGTTTGTGCTGGCGCTCGTCACGACCCTTTACATACCGTGCATAGCAACAATAGGGGCCATAAGGGCCGAGAGCAACTGGAAGTGGGCGGCGTTTACCGTGATCTATATGATAACCCTGGCAAGCATCGTGGGTATCCTGGTCTGGAACGTTGGCACAGCCTTGGGGTATTGAGGTGGGGGCATGCTTGAGAGGATACTCGAACTCATAAAGGCCGGAAAGAGCATAGACGAGATATCCGATGAACTCTCAATGCCTCAGGAGGAGGTGGAGGGTGCCCTGAAGATCCTGGAGAGCCTTGGCTATATCGAGAGGGTTGAATCCGGAAGCTCCGCCTGCAAAAGCTGTCCCCTCAGCAGTGTCTGCCCGGGTTCGTGTTTCAGGTTCAAGGGGAAGGTGTACACCGTGACTGACTTTCGGATTGATGGACAGGAATGAACCTCTAGACCTTCCAGTCCATCGTTGGGCATATTTAATGGCCGTAAAATATATAAGTTCCCCGCCGCAGTGTTAAATGGTGATACCATGAAAGCTGTTATTCTTGCTGGCGGTTTTTGAACAAGGTTGAGGCCGCTGTCATCGACCAGACCGAAGCCCATGATCCCGGTTCTCGGAAAGCCCAACCTCCAGTACCTCCTTGAGAGCTTGGAGAAGATACCGGAAATCGATGAGGTAATCCTCTCGGTTCACTACATGCGCGGTGAGATAAGGGAGTTCATAGACGAGAGGATGGCCGACTATCCCAAGGGCATCAAGTTCGTCAACGATCCCATGCCCCTTGAGACTGGCGGTGCCCTCAAAAACGTCGAGGAGTACGTGAGCGATGACTTTCTGGTTATCTACGGAGACGTATTCACAAACTTCGACTTCAGGGAGCTGATAGAGGCCCACAAGGAGAACGATGGCATGATAACCGTCGCCGTGACCAAGGTTTATGACCCCGAAAAGTATGGAGTCGTCGAAGTGGACGAGGAGAACAAGGTAACCCACTTCGAAGAAAAGCCCAAGAGGCCCAAGACGAACCTCGTTGATGCGGGAATATACGTTGTCAACAGGAAGGTGCTGGAGGCCATTCCCCGGAGCAAGGAGGTCTACTTCGAGAGGGAAGTGCTCCCCAAGTTCGTGAGCCAGGGCGCCGTTTATGCCCACAAGATACCCCGGGAGTCCTACTGGATTGACCTCGGAACGCCCGACGACCTGTTCTACGCCCACCAGCTTGCCATGGACGAGATAACCAAACAGAACGGCTACTACACAATCAAGGAGGGAGCCGAAGTTCCCGAGGATGTCGAGATTCAGGGGCCGGCATACATAGACGAGGGGGCAAAGATCGGGCACGGCGTTAAGATAAAGGCCTACACCTACATCGGCCCGAACACAGTTGTTGAGGAGAAGGCATACCTCAAGCGCGCCATACTCATCGGCAGCGACATCGTCAAGGAGCGCGCCGAGATAAAGGACAGCATCCTCGGAGAGGGGGTCGTCGTTGGGAAGAACGTTATCCTCAAGGAGAACGCCGTAGTCGGCGACTACGCGAGGATATACGACAACCTGGTCATCTACGGGGCAAAGATACTCCCGTGGAAGAAGGTCGAGGAGTACGAGGCATACCTCAAAATAAAGCTCGACCCGACGAAGGTCAGGCCGGGTATCACACCAGAGCGCTGTCCGCTCGGTCTGCCGGAGTGCATCTACACCAAGTTCAAGGCGATAGCCGGTGAAAAACCGCCCTGCGACGAGTGCATAGAGAACCAGTGGCTCTTCTGAGCTTTTTCATTTAGTTCTTTCATTCTGAGTCGCTACCTGAGTTCAACGTTTTTAGACGTTCGACTGACGTTGGTGAGCGGGACTCAAGCTAAAGCTGCAGACTGACGAGGAATCCAGTAGGAACAATCCATCATAGGATAATGCACCCCAAAATCAATCCTGCTAAAAAGTCAAAAACTTTTGATGAAACTTTGCGTCAGCAAAGTTTCTTTCAGTACCTTATCCTCGGGTTATACTCCAGGAGCATGAGCCCGTTTTTGAATATCCTTATCGTGCCGCTCTCCGAGAGGGTTATGGCTATCGCCTTGGTGAGCCGTGTTATTCCTGCCGCGGCTATGTGCCTGCTCCCAAGGCCGGGGGGGAGCATGAGGTCTATCACCTTCGGCTCGACCTCAAGGTACCTACCTGCGGCGGCTATCCTCCCGTCGTCCCTGACAATGAACGCCCCATCCAGCTGGGCGAACTCCTTTATTATCTCCTTGCTGTTCCTGTCGAGGACATTTACCTTGTGGCCCTTGAAGGGGTTGGGTATGAGCTGATGGGAGTGCCTGAGAACCCGCCTCGTGTCCCCTATGACAAAGATAGTTCCAACGGGAAGACCTTCCCTGCCCTCGATGCTCAGCTCTATCGTTATCTCAAGAAGCCTCTGGAGGACGTTCTGATTCTGGGCAAAGAATCCCCTCATGGCGGATATGCTCTTTTTAACGGTCTTGATCCCAATCAGCTCGGGGGTAACGTAAACAAAGGAGTCACCCTCCCTGAGTATATCATGCTCAAGGAGAAAAGCGGAGATTAGGTTGAGAACGTTGTTTATGTCGAGGTTCTGTGGAATTGAGACCCTCTTTACCCTCTCACTCTCCACATCAAAAGAAGAACTGACGATTACAATGGTGACGTCCACATCGGGGACGCTCTCGGGTTCAACATCCTCCAGGATAACAAGAGCCTTGCCGTTGAGTGCCCTCACAACATCCACGGCGCTCTTTATCAGAACATCGGGAACCTCCTTGCCCATATTCACCAACCATTAACAAAATAACTTCGGCAGGTATAAAAACCTACCGTCCTTAGAAAACGTTAAAACATAACCCGCCGTAGGCTTTTCGGTGTGAGGGATGAGGATAGTCGTCGCAATCACCGGTGCGAGCGGTTCCATCTACGGTCTTCGGCTGGTGCAGGTTCTAAAGGAGCTTGGCCATGAGGTCGTTACAATAGCCTCCAGGACGGGCCTCGCAGTTATGAGGCATGAGACGGGAGTAGAATTCCGGCCGGACTACATGGAGGATGACCTCTTCGCCCCCATTGCTTCGGGTTCGAATCCCTTCGATGCCATGGTAATAGCACCCTGCTCCATGAAGACGCTCTCCGCGATAGCAACTGGATACGCCGACAACCTGATAGCGAGAACGGCCGACGTGGCGCTGAAAGAGCGCAGGAAGCTAATTTTGCTCGTCAGAGAGACGCCGTTTAACTTGATACATCTTCAAAACATGGTAAGGGTTACACAAGCTGGAGGGATAATTATGCCAGCTTCCCCAGGATTTTACACAAAGCCCAAAACTTTGGACGATATGGTAAACTTTATAATTGGAAAAATCTTAGACCTTCTTGGTATTGAGAACGAGATATACCCTCGATGGAGGAGTTAGCATGGTCCAGCTCGATGACCTTGATAGGGCTATCCTCCGCATCCTGAAGGAGGACGCTAGATTAACCATCTCAGAAATCGCCGATAGGCTAAACCGGCCCGAATCTACAATCCACTTCAGGATTAAAAAGCTCCAGGAGCGAAACATAATCGATAAATACACCATCGTTCTGGGCGAGAGCCTTCAGCCAAAGAGCCTCGCCATAGTTTACATCCAGGCTGAGACCCCGATAATTGAGGACTTCCTTGAGAGGTACATCCGCCACATAATGAAGACGCTCTCACTGCTCCCCAATGTTCTGGCCGTTGCCAGGAGCGGAAAGGACGGGGTAGTGGCTCTCATCGGCGAAGATAGTCCCGAAAAGCTCAACCGCTTCGTTGACGAGACGATCAGGGTTCTTCCAACTCTCAAACGGGTCGATGTTTTCGTACTGGACGAGTTCAGCAAGGGCGACGGCCTCGTGGGCTTCCTCGTGGGTGTTTAAATGGAGATAGAGGTCAAGTTCCGCGTTGACTTCGAAAGGGTCAAAAGGGCGATAGAATCCATCGGAGCCAGATTTGTGAGGGAAGAGATGCAGGAGGACGTCTACCTCTCCGTTCCCCTCCCCGAACTTCTCAGGGTGAGGCGGGTAGACAACCTCAACCGCTCTTTTCTGACGTATAAACGTATAGCAGACCCCGGCAGGAACGAGGAGTTTGACGAGATAGAGGTTGAGGTCTCCGATTTCGAGAAAACCCTTCAGATTCTGAAGCGCCTCGGCTTTAAGGAGGACGTGCGGGTCAGGAAGAAACGCCTGGTGTACCGCCTGGACAGGGTTACCTTTGAACTTAGCGAGGTCGAAG comes from the Thermococcus thioreducens genome and includes:
- a CDS encoding AIR synthase family protein encodes the protein MRLPPGKLRNDVLRDTVFPNLGIEDMRIVYGPREGFDAAVLEYDRDHYLIVATDPVLGVPGETFGFFAYHFAASDVAVFGARPRWLVLDILLPPGSEKGFLEKTMRDLNAECRKYGSSIIGGHTGVYPSVAEPTATTTAMGLVRKDELKLPLARPGDKIVVTGKVGLEFAVSASYFREMELRKLLSFREIARLKKSFRFETVVPEALTAKPFVRGMHDATEGGLTALHEIANNSGLGFRIYAEKLRLDPMVRKVLDFYGIEPWSVSSSGTLIAIVPPEKSNSLITELQKNGIIAFELGEFTEEKGRILVEHGEERPFPRFEGDPYVELYGKG
- a CDS encoding DUF7411 family protein, whose protein sequence is MIERAVEDIREFSEENGLYERRILVLFSGGKDSSLALYLLKEAGLDVSALTFFHRWSWRETLNWAMGFTKSLGVEHFLVDVTDGLLREAVGRKGPICINCKKVMLWNAKWFALNNGFDVLAKGDNANDKIIGALLDQCAGDIRLCDIPRIGIPFFRPLIKYTAEEVEALAEEAGIRPYRMYEHARRRQWREGCPLQYIDREETVTPELMDLAYGANYEISKLARRKKVRMSVRVPSFEIMCWDCDGEALSEAREVISRFMGGKE
- a CDS encoding DUF4870 domain-containing protein, encoding MEEIPPEEPKKTSLGMEENIEGLIAYLLGPITGIILLLLEKESDFVRFHAMQSTITFISIWVLQIIFRFVPLLGMLVGMLLSLLALVFWILGMLKAYQGERYKFPIFGDLAEQWVGKINV
- a CDS encoding FeoA family protein, whose amino-acid sequence is MLMVVPLSEMGPGDKGIVVNILGGHNARQKLVSMGLTPGATIQVLESHPMGPIIISVGGVRFAIGKGLAGRVMVRKL
- the feoB gene encoding ferrous iron transport protein B, which encodes MMKVVALAGNPNVGKTTIFNSLTGMRQHVGNWPGVTVEKKEGILEYRGEKFLVIDLPGIYSLTAHSVDELVARDFLLKGSADVVVNVVDATALMRNLFLTMEILEMGLKNVIIALNKIDLAEKRGIEINVRKMEELLGVPVVPLNAKGGVGLDQLKETIYKMASGKLRASPVVPRYDREVEREIEHITTVLRGTKLADHYNLRWLAVKLLQRDDGVIKLVLRHLGKEKLDEIMGHISEVEERYKRAMDLIIASQKYEFIDGLMHRFVRYSHEGGETFSDQLDRFLTHPVYGLFALFGVFYVIFKFVFAIGLPLQGMLDDGFVAFGQWLAPHITNEVLRGLIVDGIIAGVGSVLSFFPLVFLLFLSMSILEDVGYMARAAVVMERIMRKFGLPGKSFIPLVLAFGCNVPAVMSTRTLDDERDRIVTMLVNPLVPCSARLSVISFFAGAFFASNQALVAVSIYATAILLALIVAWLLSRFVVKGEESPFIIELPEYLIPSWKTVTLHSWERSKEFIKKAGTIILLGSIAIWYLSAYPVEIGTGGSYAERLGTLFEPYMRLMGLDWKAAVSLLFGIIAKENVISTYGIIYGSVDEIVNAMTPLQAFVLALVTTLYIPCIATIGAIRAESNWKWAAFTVIYMITLASIVGILVWNVGTALGY
- a CDS encoding FeoC-like transcriptional regulator; translation: MLERILELIKAGKSIDEISDELSMPQEEVEGALKILESLGYIERVESGSSACKSCPLSSVCPGSCFRFKGKVYTVTDFRIDGQE